A genomic stretch from Fuerstiella sp. includes:
- the rplO gene encoding 50S ribosomal protein L15, producing the protein MILNDVHTGIQKYRKRKRIGRGTGSGHGKTSGRGHKGYFSRSGSRRRRGFEGGQMPLFRRVAKRGFNNRAFADRVVIVNVGQLDKTFEDGSEVTAESLVARGIIPSQFDVLKVLGDGQLTKKLTVRAHRFSQSAEALIVAAGGRFERISATERLNPEN; encoded by the coding sequence ATGATTTTGAACGATGTGCATACAGGGATTCAAAAATACCGAAAGCGAAAGCGGATCGGTCGAGGAACCGGATCAGGACACGGAAAGACGTCCGGTCGTGGTCACAAAGGTTATTTCAGCCGTTCCGGGTCTCGGCGTCGCCGTGGATTCGAAGGTGGACAGATGCCGCTGTTTCGTCGTGTGGCGAAACGTGGTTTTAATAATCGCGCATTTGCTGATAGAGTGGTTATTGTCAATGTTGGACAGCTGGACAAGACATTCGAAGACGGTTCAGAAGTCACTGCCGAATCGCTTGTGGCGCGTGGGATAATACCGAGTCAGTTCGATGTTCTGAAAGTGTTGGGTGACGGACAGCTGACCAAAAAACTGACGGTGAGGGCTCACCGTTTTTCACAAAGCGCGGAGGCTTTGATTGTCGCCGCCGGAGGAAGGTTTGAACGGATTTCGGCAACGGAACGTTTGAACCCGGAAAACTGA
- the rpsE gene encoding 30S ribosomal protein S5 produces the protein MSVVETRNESAETVVQIRRCACVVKGGRRFSFAALVVTGDRNGRVGYGYGKAVEVPLAVEKATKASNRSQRKIPLVQTTVPHQVVGRFRASRVLLLPARPGTGVIAGACVRAVLEAAGVTDILTKSFGSTNPLNLVKATFDALGQLRTKEDVARLRGVSLS, from the coding sequence GTGTCGGTAGTTGAAACACGAAACGAATCAGCAGAGACAGTCGTTCAGATTCGACGCTGTGCATGTGTGGTTAAGGGAGGACGTCGATTCAGCTTTGCTGCACTCGTCGTTACCGGTGATCGGAACGGTCGAGTCGGCTACGGATACGGGAAAGCGGTGGAAGTACCGCTGGCTGTCGAAAAAGCAACGAAAGCGTCCAATCGGTCTCAACGAAAAATTCCGCTGGTACAGACAACCGTACCCCATCAGGTCGTCGGTCGTTTTCGAGCATCACGTGTTCTGCTGCTTCCTGCCCGACCGGGAACCGGTGTGATTGCCGGAGCCTGTGTTCGCGCGGTTCTGGAGGCAGCCGGCGTGACTGATATTTTGACCAAGAGTTTTGGTTCAACGAATCCGTTGAACCTGGTAAAGGCGACGTTTGACGCTTTGGGTCAGTTGCGAACAAAAGAAGATGTTGCTCGTTTGCGCGGAGTGTCGCTGTCATGA
- the rplR gene encoding 50S ribosomal protein L18, giving the protein MKFEKQLIKRTVRRGFRVRNRVRRDAHGRMRLSVFRSNRHIYAQVIDDGTGHTVVAASTVETVVAGPGKVAADRSFASKVGQLIAERAQEKGISEVVLDRGPFRYHGRVAALADAARKAGLKF; this is encoded by the coding sequence ATGAAGTTTGAAAAACAATTGATCAAACGTACGGTTCGGCGTGGGTTTCGTGTACGAAATCGAGTCCGTCGTGATGCACATGGACGAATGCGGCTTTCTGTATTCCGCAGCAACCGGCATATTTATGCTCAGGTGATTGACGACGGCACAGGTCATACAGTAGTGGCGGCCAGCACCGTAGAAACGGTTGTGGCCGGTCCCGGGAAAGTAGCGGCAGATCGGAGCTTTGCATCAAAAGTGGGTCAATTGATTGCTGAACGAGCTCAGGAGAAAGGGATTTCTGAAGTCGTACTGGATCGAGGTCCTTTTAGGTATCACGGTCGGGTTGCTGCACTGGCCGACGCCGCGCGTAAAGCCGGACTCAAATTTTGA
- the rplF gene encoding 50S ribosomal protein L6 — protein sequence MSRIGKKPIDVPDGVQVTVTGSDVAVKGPKGELTLSAHSSMSINVENDGKVVAVTRPDDTRESRALHGLTRSLIQNMVTGVVQLFERRLTVVGVGYNASLQGRKLSLQVGFANTVVLEVPPLVTVDVPSQTSVIVRSCDKQAAGQFAAEVRAVRPPEPYKGKGVRYENEQVRRKAGKAFGSK from the coding sequence ATGTCGCGAATCGGTAAGAAACCAATTGATGTACCGGACGGCGTGCAGGTCACAGTAACCGGATCGGATGTCGCGGTGAAAGGTCCCAAGGGTGAGCTGACGCTGTCTGCTCACTCCAGCATGTCCATCAACGTGGAAAACGACGGTAAAGTTGTCGCCGTGACACGTCCGGATGACACTCGCGAAAGCCGTGCCCTGCATGGACTGACTCGAAGTCTGATTCAGAACATGGTCACGGGGGTTGTGCAGCTGTTCGAGCGAAGACTTACCGTGGTCGGTGTTGGCTACAATGCCAGCCTTCAGGGCAGGAAACTGTCACTGCAGGTTGGTTTTGCGAATACCGTAGTGCTGGAGGTTCCTCCGCTGGTCACCGTTGATGTGCCAAGTCAAACGTCGGTTATTGTCAGAAGCTGTGATAAACAGGCCGCAGGACAGTTTGCCGCAGAGGTTCGGGCTGTTCGTCCCCCTGAGCCGTACAAGGGTAAGGGAGTTCGCTATGAAAACGAACAGGTCCGCCGCAAAGCCGGTAAAGCCTTTGGCTCCAAGTAG
- the rpsH gene encoding 30S ribosomal protein S8, whose protein sequence is MMTDPIADFLTRIRNAVRVERPFVEMPLSKMKMHLAAVLHREGYVWDSEVVEGEPVSTLRVNLKYGPNGEHLIEHIERLSKPGRRVYVGVSELKDVRQGTGISVLSTPKGLLSNREARQQGVGGELLCQLW, encoded by the coding sequence ATGATGACCGATCCCATAGCTGATTTTCTTACCAGGATCCGTAATGCGGTTCGTGTGGAACGACCGTTCGTCGAGATGCCACTGTCCAAGATGAAAATGCATCTGGCGGCAGTGTTGCATCGCGAAGGCTACGTTTGGGATTCGGAAGTAGTGGAAGGAGAACCGGTCTCCACACTTCGGGTCAATTTGAAATACGGACCAAATGGCGAACATTTAATCGAACATATCGAACGATTGAGTAAGCCAGGACGACGTGTGTATGTCGGAGTGAGTGAATTGAAGGACGTCCGACAGGGAACCGGAATTTCAGTGCTATCGACTCCCAAAGGGCTGCTGAGTAATCGAGAAGCTCGCCAGCAGGGCGTGGGCGGCGAACTGTTGTGTCAGTTGTGGTAA
- a CDS encoding type Z 30S ribosomal protein S14 — translation MASKAKIEKAKRTPKYGSRIERRCVMCGRPRAVYRKFKVCRICFRSLCLDGLVPGAKKASW, via the coding sequence ATGGCCAGCAAGGCAAAAATTGAAAAAGCCAAGCGGACTCCGAAGTATGGATCCCGAATTGAGCGCCGGTGTGTAATGTGTGGAAGGCCTCGAGCCGTCTACAGAAAATTTAAGGTCTGCCGAATCTGTTTTCGCAGTCTGTGTCTGGACGGCTTAGTTCCGGGTGCCAAAAAGGCCAGCTGGTAG
- the rplE gene encoding 50S ribosomal protein L5 — translation MTRLLEEYKTRIVGELGTELGRKNTHAVPRLEKIVISMGVGEAIQDRKRLDSALGHLTQLSGQKAQVCRAKKSISAFRLRQGMPIGCRVTLRGKRMYEFLERLITLALPRVRDFRGLNPRSFDGRGNYNCGLSEQLVFPEIDPETVGQPQGMNITMVTSAPTDDEGRLLLKAFGMPFKSLDS, via the coding sequence ATGACTCGTCTGCTCGAAGAATATAAAACACGGATTGTCGGTGAGCTGGGGACAGAGCTTGGCCGAAAGAATACTCATGCCGTTCCACGACTTGAAAAGATCGTGATCAGCATGGGCGTGGGTGAAGCAATTCAGGATCGGAAACGCCTGGATTCGGCACTGGGACATCTAACTCAGTTGTCGGGACAAAAGGCTCAGGTGTGTCGGGCCAAAAAGTCAATCTCTGCGTTTCGCCTCCGTCAAGGGATGCCAATCGGTTGCCGTGTGACACTGCGCGGAAAACGAATGTATGAATTTCTTGAACGTCTGATAACTTTGGCGTTGCCTCGAGTTCGCGACTTTCGTGGTTTGAACCCCCGTTCGTTTGATGGACGAGGAAACTACAATTGTGGTTTATCAGAGCAGTTGGTGTTCCCGGAAATTGATCCGGAAACGGTGGGACAGCCGCAAGGCATGAATATTACAATGGTCACATCGGCACCTACTGATGACGAAGGTCGTCTTTTGTTGAAGGCATTTGGTATGCCGTTTAAGAGTCTGGATAGTTAG
- the rplN gene encoding 50S ribosomal protein L14, whose translation MIQMQTVLDVADNSGAKLVRCIKVLGGTRRRYAGLGDIVVLSVQKSLPGSAVKSGSVVRGVVVRCRKASRRDDGSYVRFDRNAVVLVDNDGNPRGTRIFGAVARELRERNYMKIISLASEVV comes from the coding sequence ATGATTCAGATGCAGACAGTACTGGATGTGGCAGACAATTCCGGCGCAAAGCTCGTACGCTGCATCAAGGTTTTGGGTGGAACCCGGCGGCGATATGCAGGTTTGGGTGATATTGTGGTACTGAGTGTGCAAAAGAGTCTGCCCGGGAGTGCTGTCAAATCCGGGTCTGTTGTTCGCGGTGTGGTGGTGCGATGTCGTAAAGCAAGTCGACGTGATGACGGAAGTTATGTCCGTTTTGATCGCAACGCGGTTGTATTAGTAGATAATGACGGAAATCCACGCGGTACTCGAATTTTTGGGGCGGTTGCACGAGAATTGCGTGAACGAAACTATATGAAGATTATCAGTCTGGCCAGTGAAGTCGTCTGA
- the rpsQ gene encoding 30S ribosomal protein S17, which translates to MKRVLRGTVTSDKRDKTLRVDIERRFRHRKYGKIVRSRLGCQVHDPKNSARIGDLVEIVESPPVSKTKRWQLVRVIQAASDAAVAASEVDAAAALEIQQDSGSDN; encoded by the coding sequence ATGAAAAGAGTTCTGCGTGGCACTGTAACGAGCGACAAACGTGATAAGACGTTGCGCGTCGACATTGAGCGTCGATTCCGTCATAGGAAGTACGGTAAAATCGTGCGGTCACGACTCGGATGTCAGGTCCACGATCCCAAGAATTCGGCGCGCATCGGTGATCTGGTGGAAATTGTGGAATCGCCACCGGTTTCAAAGACGAAGCGTTGGCAGCTGGTGAGGGTTATTCAGGCGGCAAGTGATGCTGCGGTGGCGGCCAGCGAAGTAGATGCGGCTGCGGCTCTTGAAATACAACAGGATTCCGGTAGTGACAATTGA
- the rpmC gene encoding 50S ribosomal protein L29, with the protein MATANVLREMSDEQMGHELREAQQSLFRIRFQSATERNDSPSNIRKLRQTVARIKTIQRERELTGDVAGQ; encoded by the coding sequence ATGGCGACGGCAAATGTGTTGCGAGAGATGTCTGATGAGCAAATGGGGCACGAACTGCGTGAAGCTCAGCAGTCACTTTTTCGTATTCGGTTTCAGTCGGCAACAGAAAGAAATGATTCACCGAGTAACATACGTAAGCTTCGGCAGACGGTTGCCCGAATCAAGACAATTCAGCGGGAACGTGAACTGACCGGCGACGTCGCTGGCCAGTAG
- the rplP gene encoding 50S ribosomal protein L16 gives MALMPKRVKHRKAQRGRIRGNATRGNTVVFGEFGLQSLDPGHVTAQTIEACRIAATQYVRGVGKVYIRIFPQKSVTSRPLETRMGKGKGEPDRWVAVVKPGTVLFELKGVSREAARECFNRVAHKLPVKVRLLGRRPDLQ, from the coding sequence ATGGCACTAATGCCAAAACGGGTCAAGCATCGAAAGGCCCAAAGAGGACGTATAAGAGGTAACGCAACACGCGGGAATACAGTTGTCTTTGGTGAATTTGGCCTCCAGTCACTGGACCCGGGTCACGTTACGGCTCAGACAATTGAAGCTTGTCGTATTGCTGCTACTCAGTATGTGCGCGGAGTCGGCAAAGTTTATATTCGAATTTTTCCCCAGAAATCGGTGACCTCTCGACCTTTGGAAACCCGGATGGGAAAGGGAAAAGGGGAACCCGATCGTTGGGTGGCTGTGGTGAAACCTGGAACGGTATTGTTTGAATTGAAGGGAGTCTCCCGTGAGGCAGCACGGGAGTGTTTCAATCGGGTGGCACATAAACTACCCGTTAAAGTTCGATTGTTGGGACGTCGTCCGGATCTTCAGTAG
- the rpsC gene encoding 30S ribosomal protein S3 — translation MGQKVRPTGFRVGVMENWRSRWYAPKKEFGDLLAEDLKIRRFVATKYQFAEIARVEIERTRDQVVIHLFTARPGVIIGRKGQEIDRLKGELEDLTGRRMDLKIVEISNPNRDAKLVADKVAQQLSKRGSFRRAIKKTLDEVMSSGVHGVKIEMSGRLGGAEMSRKEKASRGSIPLSTLRRHIDYGFTAAKTSQGIIGVKVWIDLGDYSDEESADGTNAKTGQASKGPKRTYKR, via the coding sequence ATGGGACAAAAGGTCAGGCCTACCGGATTTCGCGTCGGCGTGATGGAAAACTGGCGAAGTCGGTGGTATGCGCCAAAGAAAGAGTTCGGTGACCTTCTGGCAGAAGACCTCAAGATCCGTCGTTTTGTTGCCACGAAATATCAGTTCGCAGAAATTGCCCGGGTTGAAATTGAAAGGACTCGTGATCAGGTCGTCATTCACCTCTTCACAGCGCGTCCGGGTGTCATTATTGGTCGCAAGGGACAGGAAATTGATCGACTTAAGGGTGAGTTGGAGGATCTGACAGGTCGCCGCATGGATCTGAAAATCGTTGAGATCTCGAATCCAAACCGGGATGCCAAGCTGGTTGCCGATAAGGTTGCTCAACAGTTATCCAAACGCGGCAGTTTTCGGAGAGCAATTAAGAAAACACTGGACGAGGTGATGAGTTCCGGTGTACATGGAGTAAAAATCGAAATGTCGGGACGTCTGGGCGGTGCTGAGATGTCGCGAAAAGAAAAAGCCAGTCGAGGCTCGATTCCATTGTCAACACTTCGTCGGCATATCGATTACGGTTTTACGGCTGCAAAAACTTCCCAGGGAATCATTGGCGTAAAGGTCTGGATTGACCTGGGTGATTATTCGGACGAGGAATCAGCAGATGGCACTAATGCCAAAACGGGTCAAGCATCGAAAGGCCCAAAGAGGACGTATAAGAGGTAA
- the rplV gene encoding 50S ribosomal protein L22, whose amino-acid sequence MALVKAIHRHARISATKVRPFADLVRGMTAEQGLQALRFVPNRGARYLEQVLKSAVANAEDRGVRSADRLKILECRVDGGPMMKRIRPRARGMAFTIRRRTAHIHVGVDAPELG is encoded by the coding sequence ATGGCTCTGGTAAAAGCAATTCATCGTCATGCTCGTATTTCGGCCACCAAGGTCCGTCCATTTGCGGATCTGGTTCGTGGTATGACAGCAGAACAGGGGTTACAGGCGCTGAGGTTTGTACCAAATCGTGGCGCGCGATATCTGGAACAGGTTCTCAAAAGTGCTGTGGCCAACGCGGAAGACCGTGGAGTTCGTAGTGCGGATCGATTGAAAATTCTTGAATGTCGGGTTGATGGTGGTCCAATGATGAAACGAATCCGCCCCCGAGCTCGCGGAATGGCTTTTACGATTCGTCGACGAACGGCACATATTCATGTTGGTGTTGATGCACCGGAACTTGGCTAA
- the rpsS gene encoding 30S ribosomal protein S19, translated as MARSLKKGPYIDAKLLRKVEKLNEDGRKEPLKTWARSCTISPDFVGHTFLVHNGRAHLSVYVTEDMVGHKLGEFSATRTFRGHGARGKK; from the coding sequence ATGGCACGTTCACTAAAAAAAGGTCCGTATATTGATGCAAAGCTTCTCCGTAAGGTGGAAAAGCTGAATGAAGATGGTCGTAAAGAACCGCTGAAAACGTGGGCTCGAAGCTGTACGATTTCCCCGGATTTTGTTGGGCATACTTTTTTGGTTCACAACGGACGGGCTCACCTGAGTGTTTATGTAACCGAGGATATGGTCGGCCACAAACTGGGTGAATTTTCAGCAACACGAACATTTCGCGGTCATGGTGCCCGAGGTAAAAAGTAA
- the rplB gene encoding 50S ribosomal protein L2 — translation MGIRQYKPVTPGRRGASVSDFADITDRKKRPEKSLTKRATKNGGRNNQGKITVRHRGGGHKRLYRVIDFKRKKDGIPGTVTHIEYDPNRTCRIALIEYQDGEKSYILAPNGLVAGAVIESGEAVEPSVGNCAPLSSIPLGTVVHNIEMQPGRGGQMCRSAGASAVLNAREGRWAQVTLPSGEVRRVPNACRATIGEVGNSEHSSIVLGKAGRKRWLGRRPHVRGTAMNPVAHPMGGGEGRNSGGRHPCSPSGKPAKGGRTRKKGKASSKAIVRRRRSRRYGEVKV, via the coding sequence ATGGGAATTCGTCAATACAAGCCGGTTACCCCAGGTCGTCGCGGTGCATCCGTGAGTGACTTCGCGGACATTACGGATCGCAAAAAACGCCCTGAGAAGTCATTGACTAAGCGGGCCACAAAAAATGGTGGTCGTAACAATCAGGGAAAGATTACAGTACGTCACCGTGGTGGCGGTCATAAGCGTTTGTACCGCGTGATTGATTTTAAGAGAAAGAAGGATGGTATTCCGGGAACGGTTACTCATATTGAGTATGATCCAAATCGCACGTGCAGAATCGCACTGATTGAATACCAGGACGGAGAGAAAAGTTATATTCTGGCACCGAACGGTTTGGTCGCCGGAGCAGTAATTGAAAGTGGTGAAGCTGTCGAACCAAGTGTTGGTAACTGTGCTCCACTTTCGTCGATACCATTGGGAACAGTGGTTCACAACATTGAAATGCAGCCCGGTCGAGGCGGTCAGATGTGCCGAAGTGCCGGGGCGTCCGCCGTCTTAAACGCCCGCGAAGGACGATGGGCTCAGGTAACGCTGCCAAGTGGAGAAGTGCGCCGCGTTCCAAACGCCTGTCGGGCGACAATTGGTGAAGTCGGCAATTCCGAACACAGTAGTATCGTGCTTGGCAAGGCTGGTCGGAAACGGTGGCTAGGTCGAAGACCACATGTACGTGGTACAGCGATGAATCCAGTTGCGCATCCAATGGGTGGTGGTGAAGGTCGCAATTCCGGTGGGAGGCATCCGTGCAGTCCTTCCGGAAAGCCGGCTAAGGGTGGGCGAACTCGTAAGAAGGGAAAAGCCTCTTCAAAAGCGATTGTTCGCCGCCGGCGGTCGCGTCGATACGGGGAAGTTAAGGTTTGA
- the rplW gene encoding 50S ribosomal protein L23, with protein MADQKPLKFQLDPHQVIKRPLVTEKGMHASERLNAYSFEVHPFATKHDIKRAVEQLWDVRVGEVRTQNRKGKPRRHRTAVGRTRSWKKAVVKLHVEDRIAFF; from the coding sequence ATGGCAGATCAAAAACCATTAAAATTTCAACTTGATCCTCACCAGGTTATTAAACGGCCACTGGTGACGGAAAAGGGAATGCATGCGTCGGAGCGGCTGAACGCTTACAGTTTCGAGGTCCATCCATTCGCGACCAAACACGACATTAAGCGTGCGGTTGAACAGTTATGGGATGTTCGCGTGGGGGAAGTGCGGACTCAAAATCGTAAGGGAAAACCTCGTCGTCACCGCACGGCAGTGGGACGGACGCGGAGCTGGAAAAAAGCAGTTGTCAAGCTGCACGTTGAGGATCGGATTGCCTTCTTTTAG
- the rplD gene encoding 50S ribosomal protein L4 yields the protein MISVSIRDMTGVESGTYEFDPANLAAGVSRQLLHDAVVMYEANRRIGTVRTKSRGMVKGSTKKLFRQKGTGRARVGSVRSPIRRGGGHAFAKKPRNYNYRLPRKSLQLATKMALLSKFHDDQAIMLSQWDCSEPKTKIVAQSLKSLGVAGASVLLATDGPDSNLWRSARNIQGVRVLPAADLNAWDLLRHRNLVVTVAAMDKLLGRSSSVTA from the coding sequence ATGATTTCGGTTTCAATTCGAGATATGACCGGCGTTGAATCGGGCACATACGAATTTGACCCTGCCAATTTAGCCGCGGGGGTCAGCCGGCAGTTGCTTCATGATGCGGTCGTGATGTACGAGGCGAATCGTCGTATTGGCACAGTCCGAACTAAGTCTCGGGGCATGGTAAAAGGCAGCACTAAAAAGCTCTTTCGCCAAAAGGGTACTGGACGGGCTCGCGTCGGCAGTGTCCGAAGTCCGATCCGTCGGGGTGGGGGTCATGCTTTCGCAAAAAAACCGCGAAATTACAATTACCGGCTGCCTCGTAAGTCGCTGCAACTGGCAACAAAGATGGCATTGTTGAGTAAATTTCACGATGACCAGGCGATCATGTTGTCACAGTGGGACTGTAGTGAACCAAAGACAAAAATTGTGGCACAGTCACTGAAGTCTTTGGGAGTCGCGGGTGCTTCGGTGCTGCTGGCAACAGACGGCCCGGACTCCAACCTGTGGCGTTCCGCTCGTAACATTCAGGGTGTTCGCGTGTTGCCTGCGGCTGACCTGAACGCTTGGGATTTGTTGCGCCATCGGAATCTTGTTGTTACGGTGGCAGCAATGGATAAGCTGCTCGGTCGATCGTCCTCAGTAACGGCTTGA
- the rplC gene encoding 50S ribosomal protein L3, with translation MPVGLLGQKIGMTQVYQEDGTIVPVTVLEAGPCIVTQVRTIDRDGYHAVQLGFGEKPRRLASRAERGQVADIGGRRQQARQAAGQQAVSKAGCEPRRFSREFRCETGEHGLEVGQVLTAADLAEWKWVNVIADSRGRGYAGVMKRHNFAGQRATHGVKRVHRHPGSIGQSADPARVIKGTRMAGRYGGSSVSVRNLRIVRVDSENNVILVCGAVPGPAGGFVVLRHSAKNRG, from the coding sequence ATGCCAGTCGGTCTGCTTGGTCAAAAAATCGGAATGACGCAGGTCTATCAAGAGGACGGAACGATTGTTCCGGTTACCGTCCTTGAGGCGGGCCCGTGTATTGTGACTCAGGTACGCACGATTGACCGTGATGGTTATCACGCGGTTCAGTTGGGTTTCGGTGAGAAGCCTCGTCGTCTTGCCAGTCGAGCGGAACGTGGTCAGGTGGCTGATATCGGCGGTCGTCGTCAGCAGGCTCGTCAGGCAGCGGGTCAACAGGCTGTATCAAAGGCCGGTTGCGAGCCTCGACGGTTTTCGCGAGAGTTCCGTTGTGAAACCGGAGAGCACGGTCTGGAGGTAGGTCAGGTACTGACTGCCGCAGATCTGGCCGAATGGAAGTGGGTCAACGTGATTGCGGATTCTCGCGGTCGTGGCTACGCTGGGGTGATGAAACGGCACAACTTCGCTGGTCAGCGTGCCACTCATGGTGTCAAGCGAGTCCATCGACACCCCGGGTCAATTGGTCAGAGTGCAGATCCGGCACGAGTCATAAAAGGAACCAGGATGGCCGGGCGATACGGCGGTTCCAGTGTTTCGGTCCGTAACCTGAGGATCGTTCGTGTGGATAGTGAAAACAACGTAATTTTGGTTTGTGGAGCTGTGCCGGGTCCTGCCGGTGGTTTTGTTGTGCTGCGTCATTCTGCAAAGAACCGCGGGTAA
- the rpsJ gene encoding 30S ribosomal protein S10: MEAYDHSVLDQSAADIVDTAKRTGAIVHGPIPLPTRIERYTVLRSPHIDKKSREQFEIRTHKRLIDICQPTGKTIDALNKLSLPAGVDIKIKATVGA, encoded by the coding sequence ATGGAGGCCTATGACCATTCGGTCCTGGATCAGTCTGCTGCAGATATCGTAGATACTGCGAAACGAACAGGGGCGATTGTGCATGGGCCGATACCGTTACCGACTCGTATTGAGAGGTATACGGTGTTACGAAGTCCGCACATTGATAAGAAGTCGCGAGAGCAGTTTGAGATTAGGACCCACAAACGGTTAATTGATATTTGCCAACCTACTGGAAAGACAATTGACGCTTTGAACAAGCTGTCTCTGCCTGCCGGGGTTGACATTAAGATTAAGGCAACAGTCGGAGCCTAA